GCCGATCCGGACAGGTTGCTTCTGGAACTGGCGTGAAGGGCGGACTTGAGAACCATCAGACCGGAGGAGGAAGCGCGGCGCTTAGGCGGCAAAGCGTTGCGCTCCCCCGCGACGGGGAAGCGGCGGCTTCCCCCGTTTCTTTGCTTGGCGGGCAGGTTGCCGGGAAGGGGATGTTTCAGGGACAGCGGTCAATGAATCGAAGGTTTGCCATCCGGCACTCAGTCGCAACGGCCGGAGCAGGGTTTCCCGCTTAAATGGCGGGGTTTTTCTTTCCGGGCGCAGGGACCGGCTGAATTTGCGGGTTGAGCGTCCCGCGGATCCCCGTTAAAATGATGAATGAACATTCAATCAATACGGTGATTCCGATGCCGAAGGTCCAGGTTGAAACCCGCGTGATCGGGGATGTTCACGCGTTCAAGGGGCAGTACAAGCGTTTCGGGTATCCCGCCCGGTTTTGCCTGTATTACGTCGACGGCCTGTTGATCGACACGGGACCGCCCCATGCCCGGCGGGCGGTTTGCGGCTGGCTGGAAGACAAACCCCTCGACCGGATCGTTCTGACCCATTTCCATGAAGATCATTCGGGCAATGCGGGGGAACTTTCCCGGCGCCATAAGGTTCCCGTCCTGATGGGCGGGGAGACGGCCAGGATTCTCTCCGATCCGCCCCGGCTTCCCCTGTACCGGCGGGTGGTCTGGGGGCAGATGGATGCGGTGTCCGGCCGAACGCTTTCCGACCCGTTGGAAACGGCGAAGCACCGCTTTCGGGTCGTTCCCACGCCCGGCCACACCGCCGATCATGTCGCCTTCGTCGAAGAGGAGAAGGGGTGGTTGTTTGCCGGCGATCTCTTCCTCAGCAATCGCTTGATTTACGGCATGCGCGGGGAATCGGTGCCGCAGCTGATCGATTCCCTCCGGCGGGTCTTGGCGTATCCCGTGCAAACCCTTTTTTGCGGCCACTCCGGAGTGGTTTCCGATGGCCGGTCCGCTCTGGAGAAGAAACTCCGCTTTTTGGAATGGTTGCGGGAGGAGTCATGCCGCCTCGCGGACCGGGGCCTCTCTCCCCGGGAGATCAGCCGCCGCCTTCTCTCCGGCGGCAAGATGATGGAATGGGTGACGCTCGGGGAGTTTTCCCCGGTTCACTTGATCCGGTCGATCGTGGAGAAAAGGGGATGACCGGATCCCCTTTTTTACTTTTGGTCCTGTTGATGGAGCAGCCGGTCGATCTCCTGCAGAATCGTCACGAGCGGCACGGTTTCGTCATAGATTCCGGCCAGGTTCCCCTCCCGGTCGATCAGAACGGAAGCGGGGACGGAGGTGATCCCGTAGGCGTCGTAAGTTTTTCGGCCATCGTCCTTCAATACCGGAAAGGTGTAACCCGCCTTTTCCAGAAAGGTGGAAACCCTGGCGGGGTCCGGTTCCCGCCCCGTCACGTTGATGGTGAGAAAGGCGAAATCGGGATGGCGGACCGAGCGGTACAGCACTTCCTTGTGGGGCAAATCCGCCTGACAGGCCGCGCACCAGGTGACCCAGAAGGAGAGGAGAACCACTTTTCCCTGGTAATCGCGCAAGCAGACCTTTTTCCGGTCGTCCCAGGTGGGCAGGCAAAATTCCGGCGCCTGTCGGGCCATGGCTTAAGCCTCCTTTCCCTTGGCCCCACGATTCTAGCACAACCCTTTTGTTTTCCGCAAAGCCGTTTCGGGGAAGCGGCCGCCCTCATCCCCGCGGGGCGCCGTACCGGTGGGGCTTTTCCGGGATGGGATGAAGGGTGAAAGGCCGGCTGAAAGGGTATTTAGATGAAAAAGAGAGAAGGAGGTTGTTTGGTGAACGGCGGGACCCATGCGGCGCTGGGATTTGCATCGGGGGTGGCGGCCCTTTCCTTGCAGGAGGCGGAAGTTTATGAGGGATTCGTGGTGCTGTCGGCCATTTTTGCCTCGCTGCTGCCGGACCTCGATGAGGAAAACAGCATGATTTACGGGTACACCATGGGGAAGGTTTCGCCCAACGTGCGCCGCTACCTGGTCGGCGGGCTTGGAGCGGTGTGCATGCTCCTGGCCGCCTTCTTTTCCGGTCCCTTTTTCATGGCGGGAGCCTTTTTGCTGGCCATTCCCTTTACGGGCCACCGAAGGTTCACCCATTCGCTGCTCGCCCTTGCCATGGTCACCTACATCGCCGATTCCATTCATCCCGATTTCAAGATTCCCGTCATGCTGGGCTATCTGAGCCATTTGCTCGCCGATTCGCTGACCGTCTCCGGAGTTCCCTGGCTGTGGCCCATGACCAAAACGTTTCGATTTGCCAAACTGAAAACCGGCGGAGTGCCCGATTTCCTGATCGGTTACATCGCCCTTTTCTATGCCCTGATCGAATGGTACCGGATGTGACGGCCGCCGGTTGACAAAAACGGCCGGTGATGTCAATCCCCATGCTCAAGCGGCGCGCATCGGGCGAAAGAGCACCCATTGCCACGGCAATGGGTGCTTTTTTTCGGGGAGGGGAACCGGCCTTGAGCCGCCACCGGGATTTGATATATTTATGTATTGATATTGATAATCATTATCAATAATCGATTCTCCAAGGATGATGGAATTCCTGTGGTTCACCTTAGGCCGTCCGGCGGAATGAGGGGCTTGGCCTGGACGGTCTCTTCCTTCGCTTCGGGGCGTGGAGGAAGGCAAGCGGCGGTAACCCGGAGGAGCAGCCGTAAGCCTGATCGCGCCGTTCGGCGGCGAGGGTAGACGGATGAGGGGCGCAGGGAGATCCGGTTGCTTCGGGGCCCCGCCGATCTTTGCCTGCCGGTGAAACGTTCGGGGTGAAGGCGGAGAGAAGGTTGAGAATCGACCCGTTCCGATTGGACATCTGCCGGGAAGCGGGCAGAAAGCGGTCCCTTCCGGTGAAGGGGAGATCCCGGTTTGCCCCGCCGGCAAGCTCGCCTGCCTCTGCGAGGAGTTCTTTCATCTTTTGCACAGCGGGGAGGAATTGACACGCTTTTGCGGCGGTTGATCCTCCGGATGCAGCCGCGTGCTGGGCGGCATCCGCCGCAAGAAGCAGGGAAGACCGGTCCGGAGGCGGCCGGGGGAGACATGGAAAAGCCTTTCCGGGAAACCGGTGGCCCGCGAGGTTCCCAAGGTCCGCTTCAAATGTTTCGTGGGCTTGTTCAAGAATACTTGCGGCAATCAGCGCCGCCTCATTTTCTACAAGGCGGTGAGCGGAATGCGCGCGTTTTCCGGACCGGCCTCTGGTGCGGGTGATTTCATCCGGCTGTCTGGTGGTGGAGAGGCGCTTCCAGGAATCTCCCCGCCCTTCCCGCCGTTTTTGGCGCGGCGGTGGCGTCCATGGCGACGAATTTCTGGAAGGGCGGTCCCGGGCTTTCATCATCCCCGGCGGCGGGAAGCCTTGGGCGGAGGAGCCGAAGCCGTTCCTCTGGAAGCGCGGATGCATACAAAATTCCGGACCGGTGGATTTTGTGGGTTCCTTTCCAAGACCGGGGGCGGGAGAAGTGAACAGGAGGAACTTTTGCGAGGCACTTCGAAAAGGAATTGGTACCGACCGAAGATTCGCCCCCTCCGAAGGATTTCGAAAAGGGAGCGATGGCATGGCCTCTGCCACCCCCCACCCGGTGTCCGGGATTTCCGAATTGCGGGAAAATCGGATTTCGCGGACCTCCGATTCCCGGCGGGCGGACCTTTTCCTTCACCGTCCCCGCGAAAAACCCCGCCGCGGCCGATTGCCGCCGCTTTCGGTTTCCCACGGGGGGAACGGGGCGCCGGGCGGGGCGCGCCGGATGCGCCCGTCGGCGTCGATGCGGAACGGGTCAGCGCCTCGATCGGGAAGCCGGAGGTGACCCGGCAGATGGGTGCCCGTCCGAAAGCGCGGGAAGGTTTTTTCCCTGTTGGACGCGGAAGGAAGCTGCCCTCAAGGGGGAGGGATGGACGGTTCCGTTTGCGAGTCCGGGAGCGGCCCTGAGATGCCCGGTTGTTTTCCTGCAGGCACCGTTCCGGCCTGTTCGGAGGGCCTGCCTGTTCGACTTGCATCCGGGGCGGATTTCCGGGCGGCGCCGGCTCTATGGCGCGCACCGCCCCTTCGGCCCCGCCGGTTGGACGGGGGAGTCGCCTCAGGGTCCGGTGCGGGACGGCGAGCGAAAGCTCAGATCCGCACCAGGACGAGTCCGGTGAAGAGCAGGATCAGGGAAAGGGTTTGAATCCGGGAGAGGCGTTCCCGGTAGAAGAAGATGGACAAAACGGCCACCACCAGGCTGTTGGTGGCGAAGAGGGGGGCGACGATGCTGGCGGGGCCGTCGATCAGGGCGACGGCATACAGCTGCATCCCCACAAAGGAGAAGATTCCGGCCAGGGAGCCCCACCACAGCCCGGTGAGGGCGGCGCCGCGGTTTTCCGCAAGGGTCCCCCGGATCCGGCGAAGCAGGTCTTCCGCCAGAAACCAGACCAGGCCCAGGAGATATCCGTAGAACAGGACGAGGGTGCCCGACAGCGCCATTTCCTCGGTGACCTTGAGGCCGCCGTTGCGAAGGGTGAACAGGAGGGTGGCCAAAAGGACCAAAAAATACCACCGGGCGTTCTTGATTTTCAGTTCCTCATCCGGATCGAAGGGAATCAGCGAAACAGCGAGGATGAGGAGGATCACCCCGGCGGTTTCCGTCCCGGACAGGCGTTCCCCGTAGACGATGACGGAAAAGAGAATGATCACCAGAATGTTGGTGTTGACGAGGGGGGAGGTGAGACTGGCCGGCCCCTGGTCGAGGGCCTTCATGAACAGCAGGTTTCCCGCGGCGGACCCCAGGCCGATGACGAAGCCGGCGACGAGCAGCGGGAGATCGGCGCGCAGGGATTCCGTCCGCAGGGCCCACCAGAAAAAACCCAGGGTGCCCGTCAAGTAAAGTCCCAGAAGGGTGTGGAGCGTCGAACCGCGCCGGGCCGAGCTCACTTTCATCAAAAAGCCGGACATGCCGAAGGTGACGGCGCTGAGAATCGCCCAGAGAAACCACATGACGCCTCTTTCCTTTCAGACGGATTCTCAAGAAATGTACAAGCACCAACATATCACATGGGAAGCGGATTGAAAAGGCCCGGAGCCGCGTCTTTTAAAGGACGCGGAAGGACGGCGTCGACAAGAAGCACGCGAAGAGGGGATTTGGATGCGGTCGGTCTTGGAAGCGTTTTGCTTTCTCTGGATGGTGCTGATCGTCGTGATTTACAACGTGTCGGGCGTCTTTCT
This genomic window from Planifilum fulgidum contains:
- a CDS encoding metal-dependent hydrolase; translation: MNGGTHAALGFASGVAALSLQEAEVYEGFVVLSAIFASLLPDLDEENSMIYGYTMGKVSPNVRRYLVGGLGAVCMLLAAFFSGPFFMAGAFLLAIPFTGHRRFTHSLLALAMVTYIADSIHPDFKIPVMLGYLSHLLADSLTVSGVPWLWPMTKTFRFAKLKTGGVPDFLIGYIALFYALIEWYRM
- a CDS encoding MBL fold metallo-hydrolase, producing the protein MPKVQVETRVIGDVHAFKGQYKRFGYPARFCLYYVDGLLIDTGPPHARRAVCGWLEDKPLDRIVLTHFHEDHSGNAGELSRRHKVPVLMGGETARILSDPPRLPLYRRVVWGQMDAVSGRTLSDPLETAKHRFRVVPTPGHTADHVAFVEEEKGWLFAGDLFLSNRLIYGMRGESVPQLIDSLRRVLAYPVQTLFCGHSGVVSDGRSALEKKLRFLEWLREESCRLADRGLSPREISRRLLSGGKMMEWVTLGEFSPVHLIRSIVEKRG
- a CDS encoding DMT family transporter; this translates as MWFLWAILSAVTFGMSGFLMKVSSARRGSTLHTLLGLYLTGTLGFFWWALRTESLRADLPLLVAGFVIGLGSAAGNLLFMKALDQGPASLTSPLVNTNILVIILFSVIVYGERLSGTETAGVILLILAVSLIPFDPDEELKIKNARWYFLVLLATLLFTLRNGGLKVTEEMALSGTLVLFYGYLLGLVWFLAEDLLRRIRGTLAENRGAALTGLWWGSLAGIFSFVGMQLYAVALIDGPASIVAPLFATNSLVVAVLSIFFYRERLSRIQTLSLILLFTGLVLVRI
- a CDS encoding TlpA family protein disulfide reductase; translation: MARQAPEFCLPTWDDRKKVCLRDYQGKVVLLSFWVTWCAACQADLPHKEVLYRSVRHPDFAFLTINVTGREPDPARVSTFLEKAGYTFPVLKDDGRKTYDAYGITSVPASVLIDREGNLAGIYDETVPLVTILQEIDRLLHQQDQK